One window of Cohnella hashimotonis genomic DNA carries:
- a CDS encoding WG repeat-containing protein — MFHSRSIQQRIAKTALAVAIGAQALAFAAAPGAYAAPAAKPYVSVDGTSQQSLWAPVTKNGATYGPLAGVSAALGAAGKYDAKTNTISIKKGNRLIILQPESKTAKVNGVKSAIVAAPVLIGGVPYVPLRFVAESLGASLSWNAAAGAYEVNTRLHPFTKEGYTSFVNVYGESVIGATYGTASAFSGGLSLLQQGDAFGYEDRGGKIAIPVQYSSAYDFSDGLALVTSKDGTQNYIDKSGKVVLSPAYDELFDFSEGLAAVRSGESFGYIDTTGKLVIPAQYEDAFYFSGGLAAVQIDGNYGFIDKTGKLVIPAKYQSVSDFKEGLALVSTLVSTEADGVEQSTGVFGYLNAKGEWAIPAQYEEGYSFSNGLAAVVKDGVVQFIDKTGKTVFETDYDDVGDFSEGLAAFEQDGKYGYIDKKGAVVIEPTFDQADSFKDGLAHAIKGDWEGLINAKGAFVAKKAYVAPVEEEAAAK, encoded by the coding sequence ATGTTCCATAGCCGCAGCATCCAACAACGTATCGCCAAAACCGCGCTCGCCGTCGCCATCGGCGCGCAAGCGCTCGCCTTCGCCGCAGCTCCGGGCGCCTACGCGGCGCCTGCCGCGAAGCCTTATGTGTCGGTGGACGGCACGAGCCAGCAATCCCTCTGGGCGCCCGTCACGAAAAACGGCGCGACGTACGGACCGCTCGCAGGCGTCTCTGCCGCGCTGGGCGCAGCCGGCAAGTACGATGCCAAGACGAACACGATCTCGATCAAAAAAGGCAACCGCCTGATCATTCTTCAGCCCGAATCGAAAACCGCCAAGGTGAACGGCGTAAAGAGCGCGATCGTCGCGGCTCCCGTCCTCATCGGAGGCGTGCCATACGTGCCGCTGCGCTTCGTTGCCGAATCGCTGGGCGCTTCGCTCTCGTGGAACGCTGCGGCCGGCGCCTATGAGGTGAATACGCGACTGCATCCGTTCACCAAGGAAGGCTACACCTCGTTCGTCAACGTCTACGGAGAGTCCGTCATCGGCGCGACGTACGGCACGGCGAGCGCGTTCAGCGGCGGACTGTCGCTGCTGCAGCAGGGCGACGCGTTCGGCTACGAGGATCGCGGCGGCAAGATCGCGATTCCGGTGCAATACAGCAGCGCGTACGACTTCTCCGACGGACTGGCGCTCGTAACGTCGAAGGACGGCACGCAGAACTACATCGACAAGTCCGGCAAAGTCGTGCTGAGCCCGGCTTACGACGAACTGTTCGACTTCTCCGAAGGATTGGCGGCGGTACGCAGCGGCGAGAGCTTCGGCTACATCGACACGACGGGCAAGCTCGTCATTCCCGCGCAGTACGAAGACGCCTTCTACTTCAGCGGCGGTCTCGCGGCCGTGCAGATCGACGGCAACTACGGCTTTATCGACAAGACCGGCAAGCTGGTCATTCCTGCGAAGTATCAGTCCGTGTCCGACTTCAAGGAAGGCCTGGCGCTCGTATCGACGCTTGTAAGCACCGAAGCCGACGGCGTCGAGCAATCGACCGGCGTGTTCGGCTACCTGAACGCGAAAGGCGAGTGGGCGATCCCGGCGCAGTACGAGGAGGGCTACTCCTTCAGCAACGGACTTGCCGCGGTCGTTAAGGACGGCGTCGTTCAATTCATCGACAAGACCGGCAAGACGGTTTTCGAGACGGACTATGACGACGTCGGCGACTTCAGCGAAGGCCTGGCGGCGTTCGAGCAGGACGGCAAGTACGGCTATATCGACAAAAAAGGCGCGGTCGTCATCGAGCCGACGTTCGATCAGGCGGATTCGTTCAAGGACGGACTGGCGCATGCGATCAAGGGCGATTGGGAAGGCTTGATCAACGCGAAGGGCGCGTTCGTGGCGAAGAAGGCTTACGTCGCTCCGGTAGAAGAGGAAGCTGCAGCCAAATAA
- a CDS encoding sulfate ABC transporter substrate-binding protein produces MKRSLQIAMFVILAFALTTSSAFAVVSKKNEKKSITLLNVSYDPTRELYVDYNAVFAKYWKKKTGQTVTVKQSHGGSGAQARSVIDGLEADVVTLALEYDVTAIEQKGLISKGWQSRLANNSAPYKSTIVFLVRKGNPKGIKDWDDLVKNDVKVITPNPKTSGGARWNYLAAWAYALKHNNNSDDKAKAFVKELFTHVPVLDTGARGSTTTFVEKGIGDVLLAWENEAYLAKKEYGDKFEIVTPSLSILAEPTVAVVTKNVQKHDTRQVATAYLDYLYTEEGQRVAARNFYRPINPKVALEYSKQFPKLNLVTIKDFGGWDKAQKTHFADGGTFDQIYLKK; encoded by the coding sequence ATGAAGAGAAGTTTGCAAATCGCCATGTTCGTAATTCTGGCGTTCGCGCTGACGACTTCCAGTGCGTTCGCAGTCGTATCGAAGAAAAACGAAAAGAAAAGCATCACGCTGCTGAACGTATCCTACGATCCGACGCGGGAGCTGTATGTGGATTACAACGCGGTATTCGCGAAGTATTGGAAAAAGAAAACCGGCCAGACCGTTACCGTCAAGCAATCCCACGGCGGCTCCGGCGCGCAGGCCCGCTCCGTCATCGACGGCCTCGAAGCCGATGTCGTCACGCTGGCGCTGGAGTACGACGTCACGGCGATCGAACAGAAGGGCCTGATCAGCAAAGGCTGGCAAAGCCGTCTGGCCAACAACAGCGCGCCGTACAAGTCGACGATCGTCTTCCTCGTGCGCAAGGGGAATCCGAAGGGCATCAAGGACTGGGACGATCTCGTGAAGAACGACGTCAAGGTCATCACGCCGAATCCGAAGACGTCCGGCGGCGCTCGCTGGAATTACCTGGCGGCCTGGGCCTACGCGCTGAAGCATAACAACAACAGCGACGACAAGGCCAAGGCGTTCGTCAAGGAGCTTTTCACGCACGTTCCCGTTCTCGATACCGGCGCCCGCGGCTCCACGACGACGTTTGTAGAGAAGGGCATCGGCGATGTGCTGCTCGCCTGGGAGAACGAAGCTTATCTCGCGAAAAAGGAGTATGGCGACAAGTTCGAGATCGTCACGCCGTCGCTCAGCATTCTCGCCGAGCCGACCGTAGCCGTCGTCACGAAAAACGTGCAAAAGCACGATACGCGCCAAGTCGCTACCGCCTACCTGGACTACCTGTATACGGAGGAAGGCCAGCGCGTCGCGGCACGCAACTTCTATCGCCCGATCAACCCGAAGGTCGCGCTCGAGTATTCGAAGCAATTTCCAAAGCTCAACCTGGTCACGATCAAGGACTTCGGCGGCTGGGATAAGGCGCAGAAGACGCACTTCGCAGACGGCGGCACGTTCGACCAGATCTATCTGAAAAAATAA
- a CDS encoding copper amine oxidase N-terminal domain-containing protein, with protein MKQPMKKTAALLLGAAIALSATGAAAYAEDTAPMPSKLWFQVGNYNIGIDDSVEKLDTTPYIENGVTFVPFAVIAGKSGARINYNGKKTIYMKKSNNKDTYTFTIGSDKYVFNGEEKTLNAKLTVKNGRVVVPLRDIGTLLGWKVASYDNEKKIVQMTM; from the coding sequence ATGAAACAGCCCATGAAGAAGACCGCCGCGCTGCTGCTCGGCGCCGCCATCGCATTGTCCGCCACAGGCGCCGCCGCTTACGCGGAGGATACTGCGCCGATGCCGTCGAAGCTGTGGTTCCAGGTCGGCAACTACAACATCGGCATCGACGACAGCGTGGAGAAGCTCGACACGACGCCTTACATCGAGAACGGCGTGACGTTCGTGCCGTTCGCGGTCATCGCCGGCAAGTCCGGCGCCCGCATCAACTACAACGGCAAGAAGACGATCTACATGAAAAAGAGCAACAACAAGGATACGTACACGTTCACGATCGGCTCCGACAAATACGTGTTCAACGGCGAAGAAAAAACGCTGAACGCCAAGCTGACCGTCAAAAACGGCCGCGTCGTCGTCCCGCTTCGCGATATCGGAACGCTGTTGGGCTGGAAGGTCGCATCGTACGATAACGAGAAGAAAATCGTGCAGATGACGATGTAA